The Acetivibrio saccincola genome window below encodes:
- a CDS encoding sulfate adenylyltransferase subunit 1 has translation MDAKKEILKIVVVGHVDHGKSTVIGRLLYDTKALPEGTVEKVKRISKETGKPFEYAYLLDAFEEEQRQGITIDITQIQFHTQKRNYVIIDAPGHREFLKNMISGAANAEAALLIICANEGIQEQSKRHGYILSLLGIQKIYVIVNKMDLIDYSEIKFNQIKKDMDKFLNNLNVFPLKYIPVSAFNGENITKPSDKMKWYKGKPLLDALDLFEKDNALEDKPLRFPIQDVYKFDSRRIVAGRIESGKLKVGDEILISPEGKCTKIKSIEGWNVKKPLKEAVAGESVGITLEDEFFNKRGEIISHRENAPSASDFLKVNVFWLGKNPLVKNKKYKIKLVTQEVEGEIHSIDKVIDATTLKAIENVGEVKTNDVAEVTLKLKEKVVFDSFSSNPNTGRFVIVDGYDVCGGGIISRAKTEEKYNTSTFKWFESKNLYMLKSLIFKLFTGKIKNIKNST, from the coding sequence ATGGATGCAAAAAAAGAGATATTAAAGATAGTTGTTGTAGGTCATGTTGACCATGGAAAATCCACAGTGATTGGAAGGCTTTTGTACGATACAAAAGCTCTTCCTGAAGGTACTGTAGAAAAGGTAAAAAGAATTTCAAAAGAAACAGGAAAGCCATTTGAGTATGCATACCTTTTAGATGCATTTGAAGAAGAACAGAGGCAGGGTATAACTATAGACATTACGCAAATTCAGTTTCACACCCAAAAAAGAAATTATGTTATAATTGATGCCCCGGGTCACAGGGAGTTTTTAAAAAACATGATTTCAGGGGCTGCAAATGCAGAAGCCGCACTGCTTATTATATGTGCCAATGAAGGAATACAGGAACAGTCAAAAAGACATGGATATATTCTTTCCCTTCTTGGGATACAAAAGATATATGTAATAGTGAATAAAATGGATCTTATTGACTATTCAGAAATTAAGTTTAATCAGATAAAAAAGGATATGGATAAATTTTTAAATAATCTAAATGTATTCCCACTAAAATATATACCTGTATCAGCATTTAACGGGGAAAACATTACAAAGCCTTCTGATAAAATGAAGTGGTATAAGGGAAAACCCCTTTTAGATGCATTAGACCTTTTTGAAAAAGATAATGCCCTTGAAGATAAACCTTTAAGATTTCCCATACAGGATGTGTACAAATTTGACAGCAGAAGGATAGTTGCAGGAAGAATTGAATCCGGAAAACTCAAAGTGGGGGATGAAATACTTATATCCCCGGAGGGCAAGTGCACCAAAATAAAGTCCATAGAAGGCTGGAATGTAAAAAAACCTTTAAAAGAGGCGGTGGCAGGTGAGTCTGTAGGCATTACTTTAGAAGATGAGTTTTTTAATAAAAGAGGGGAGATTATATCACACAGAGAAAATGCCCCTTCAGCTTCTGATTTCCTTAAAGTTAATGTATTCTGGCTGGGTAAAAACCCCCTTGTAAAAAACAAAAAGTACAAAATAAAACTGGTAACACAAGAGGTTGAAGGTGAAATACACTCAATTGATAAAGTAATTGACGCCACCACTTTAAAGGCAATAGAAAATGTAGGAGAGGTTAAAACAAATGATGTGGCAGAGGTTACATTAAAATTAAAGGAAAAGGTTGTATTTGATAGTTTTAGTTCAAATCCAAATACAGGGAGATTTGTAATAGTTGACGGGTATGATGTTTGCGGGGGTGGAATAATATCGAGGGCTAAAACAGAGGAAAAATATAATACAAGTACATTTAAATGGTTTGAATCCAAAAATTTATACATGCTAAAGAGCCTCATATTTAAACTTTTTACCGGAAAAATAAAAAATATTAAAAATAGTACTTGA
- a CDS encoding peptide chain release factor 3, with the protein MNLKDIISKEVDRRKTFAIISHPDAGKTTLTEKLLLYGGAIRLAGSVKSRKTNKYAVSDWMEIEKQRGISVTSSVLQFEYGGYCINILDTPGHQDFSEDTYRTLMAADSAVMLIDGAKGVEEQTIKLFHVCKMRGIPIFTFVNKMDRASKDPFELMEEIEQVLKIRSYPINWPIGTDGDFKGVYNRELAQIELFEGGKHGQNIVSSTKGSVEDKVFLDLLGEHYYNKLCEDIELLDIAGDEFDKKKFDSGNLTPIFFGSAMTNFGVQPFLEKFLQLAPKPGIKDSSEGPVIPESDKFTGFVFKIQANMNPAHRDRIAFIRICSGRFSKGMSVYHVREGKEVKLSQPQQFMAQDRTIVEEAYPGDIIGVFDPGIFQIGDTLSEGNAKLEFEGIPVFPAEHFARVIPADTMKRKQFLKGINQLAEEGAIQVFKQIDIGIEAFIIGAVGVLQFEVLEYRLKNEYGVDLKIQKLPHRFARWIADSTIDPRKLTLTSSTMIVQDEEERYVLLFENEWSISWAKEKNNSLELHDIAKKS; encoded by the coding sequence ATGAACCTGAAAGATATAATTTCTAAAGAAGTAGACAGGCGGAAGACATTTGCAATCATATCGCACCCTGACGCCGGTAAAACAACATTGACAGAAAAGCTTTTGCTTTACGGGGGCGCTATAAGGCTTGCCGGCTCCGTTAAGTCCAGAAAGACAAATAAATATGCAGTTTCTGATTGGATGGAAATTGAAAAACAAAGGGGTATTTCTGTTACATCAAGTGTACTGCAATTTGAATACGGAGGGTATTGTATAAATATACTTGACACCCCCGGCCACCAGGATTTCAGTGAAGACACTTACAGAACCCTTATGGCAGCAGACAGTGCAGTTATGCTTATTGACGGTGCAAAAGGTGTGGAAGAACAGACGATAAAGCTATTTCATGTCTGCAAAATGAGAGGTATTCCTATATTTACTTTTGTAAATAAAATGGACAGAGCAAGTAAAGACCCCTTTGAGCTAATGGAAGAAATTGAACAAGTTCTCAAAATACGCTCCTATCCCATAAATTGGCCAATAGGAACTGATGGAGATTTTAAAGGGGTTTATAACAGGGAACTGGCTCAAATAGAGTTGTTTGAAGGGGGCAAACACGGTCAAAATATTGTTTCATCCACTAAAGGAAGTGTTGAAGATAAAGTATTTTTAGATCTTTTAGGGGAACACTACTATAATAAACTATGTGAAGATATTGAGCTTCTTGATATAGCCGGGGATGAGTTTGACAAAAAAAAGTTTGATTCCGGCAATCTCACTCCTATATTCTTTGGTAGTGCCATGACCAATTTCGGGGTACAGCCTTTTTTAGAAAAATTCTTACAGCTGGCCCCCAAACCGGGTATTAAAGATTCTTCAGAAGGTCCGGTTATCCCGGAATCAGATAAGTTTACAGGCTTTGTGTTTAAAATTCAGGCAAATATGAACCCTGCCCACAGGGATAGAATTGCTTTTATAAGAATTTGTTCAGGGCGTTTTTCTAAAGGTATGTCAGTTTACCATGTGAGAGAAGGAAAAGAAGTGAAGCTTTCCCAACCCCAGCAATTTATGGCCCAGGATCGCACCATTGTGGAAGAAGCTTACCCGGGAGACATAATAGGAGTATTTGATCCTGGAATATTCCAAATAGGTGATACTTTAAGTGAAGGAAATGCCAAACTGGAATTTGAAGGAATACCTGTTTTCCCTGCTGAGCACTTTGCAAGGGTTATTCCTGCAGATACCATGAAGAGAAAGCAGTTTTTAAAAGGCATCAACCAACTGGCTGAAGAAGGGGCTATACAGGTATTTAAACAAATTGATATAGGTATTGAAGCATTTATTATCGGCGCTGTAGGTGTACTGCAATTTGAAGTTTTGGAATACAGGCTTAAAAATGAGTATGGTGTGGATTTAAAAATTCAAAAACTTCCTCACAGATTTGCCCGCTGGATAGCGGATAGCACAATAGATCCCAGAAAACTTACTCTTACAAGTTCAACTATGATTGTTCAGGACGAAGAGGAAAGATATGTTCTTTTATTTGAAAATGAATGGTCTATCAGTTGGGCTAAAGAAAAAAACAATTCCCTGGAACTACATGATATTGCAAAAAAGAGTTGA
- a CDS encoding nucleoside kinase codes for MKENNLNVIKVMFPDNSEKEVFEGISLLELSKDYQDKYKSVIVAAKVNNDIKELSYHLYESCRVEFIDLTHEDGMRIYRRSLNFILIKAVNDLFPERKVIICHSISKGLYCEIEGEAELTPEEVEMIEKRMREIVDQKFPFVKKIMSISDAKELFKKIGRMDRYNAVEHRNKPYVTVYECDGFEDYFYGYMVPDTGYLKYFKLKHYHSGLIMLYPQNTEPEEIPPFKEQKKLFNIFKEYKNWVRILGAANVGSLNDIVKKGSINEIIRISEALHEKKIAQIADMIAFNEDKKKVILIAGPSSSGKTTFAQRLSIQLRVNGLRPVTISLDDYFVDREKTPKDENGEYDFEALEAIDLKLFNEHLAMLIEGKEVDAPIFNFPKGCRESFTRKLKIDDDQLLIIEGIHGLNDRLTASIPRSKKFKIYISALTSMNIDDHNRIPTTDTRFIRRIVRDHQFRSCSAVNTINRWPSVRRGEEKNIFPFQEESDVMFNSSLIFELGVLKVLAEPLLMEIDQSQPEYSEAKRLIEFLGNFLPIDSKEIPTNSIIREFIGGSCFYT; via the coding sequence ATGAAAGAGAACAATTTAAATGTTATTAAAGTTATGTTTCCTGACAACAGCGAAAAGGAAGTTTTTGAAGGAATATCCCTTCTTGAACTTAGCAAGGACTATCAAGATAAATACAAATCGGTAATTGTTGCTGCAAAAGTAAATAATGACATCAAAGAGTTAAGCTATCATCTATACGAAAGCTGTAGGGTGGAATTTATTGATTTAACCCATGAAGATGGAATGAGGATATACAGGAGAAGCTTAAATTTTATATTAATAAAAGCTGTAAATGACCTTTTTCCTGAAAGAAAAGTTATCATATGCCACTCCATAAGTAAGGGGCTCTACTGTGAAATAGAAGGGGAAGCAGAACTTACCCCTGAAGAAGTGGAAATGATAGAAAAGAGAATGAGGGAAATTGTAGATCAAAAATTTCCTTTTGTAAAGAAAATAATGTCAATATCTGATGCCAAGGAATTATTTAAAAAGATAGGAAGAATGGACAGATATAATGCAGTGGAGCACAGAAACAAGCCGTATGTGACTGTATATGAATGTGACGGCTTTGAGGATTATTTTTACGGATACATGGTTCCTGATACCGGCTATTTAAAATATTTCAAGTTAAAGCACTACCACTCAGGACTTATTATGCTGTATCCTCAAAATACAGAACCAGAGGAAATACCCCCTTTTAAAGAACAAAAGAAACTCTTTAATATTTTCAAAGAGTATAAAAACTGGGTGAGAATACTTGGTGCTGCAAATGTGGGGTCATTAAATGACATTGTAAAAAAAGGTTCTATAAATGAAATAATACGTATTTCAGAGGCCCTGCATGAGAAAAAAATAGCACAAATTGCAGATATGATAGCTTTTAATGAAGATAAGAAAAAAGTGATACTCATTGCAGGACCCTCATCTTCAGGCAAGACCACTTTTGCTCAAAGACTATCTATACAGCTTAGGGTAAATGGGCTAAGACCTGTTACAATTTCCTTGGATGATTATTTTGTGGACAGGGAAAAAACCCCTAAAGATGAAAATGGTGAATATGATTTTGAGGCTTTAGAGGCCATTGATTTAAAACTATTCAATGAGCATCTGGCCATGTTGATAGAAGGAAAAGAAGTTGATGCCCCTATATTTAACTTTCCGAAGGGGTGTAGGGAAAGTTTTACAAGGAAGCTGAAAATTGACGATGACCAGCTCCTTATAATTGAAGGAATACACGGGTTAAATGACAGGCTTACAGCTTCTATACCAAGAAGCAAGAAATTTAAAATATATATAAGTGCTCTAACTTCAATGAATATTGATGACCACAACAGAATTCCCACTACAGACACCAGGTTTATAAGAAGAATAGTGAGAGACCACCAATTCAGAAGCTGTAGCGCTGTAAATACCATAAACAGATGGCCTTCTGTAAGAAGGGGAGAGGAGAAGAACATTTTCCCCTTCCAGGAAGAAAGTGATGTTATGTTTAATTCATCACTGATATTTGAGCTGGGTGTTTTAAAAGTGCTGGCAGAGCCATTGTTGATGGAGATTGATCAATCACAGCCGGAATATTCAGAAGCAAAAAGGCTTATTGAATTTTTAGGAAACTTTTTGCCGATAGATTCAAAAGAGATACCAACCAATTCAATAATAAGAGAGTTTATAGGTGGCAGTTGTTTTTACACATAA
- a CDS encoding DRTGG domain-containing protein: MKVREIIDILDAEILTGEENLDMEIKSACGADLMSDVMAYVKENVVLLTGLVNPQVIRTAEMMDISVVVFVRGKRPEKNIISLAEEAGMTILTTKHPMFIACGKLYSKGLQGRGVWD; encoded by the coding sequence ATGAAAGTAAGAGAAATAATAGATATTTTGGATGCTGAGATTTTAACCGGAGAAGAAAATCTGGATATGGAAATAAAATCAGCCTGTGGAGCAGATTTAATGAGTGATGTTATGGCTTATGTAAAGGAAAATGTTGTTTTGCTTACAGGTCTTGTAAATCCACAAGTTATCAGGACTGCAGAAATGATGGATATTAGTGTTGTTGTTTTCGTTAGGGGAAAAAGGCCTGAGAAAAATATAATCAGCCTGGCAGAAGAAGCGGGCATGACTATACTCACAACAAAACACCCTATGTTTATAGCATGTGGCAAGCTCTATAGTAAGGGATTGCAAGGAAGAGGTGTTTGGGATTGA
- a CDS encoding ATP-binding protein gives MTREFVIPANDFAAAGEASSSVKRMLVQLGVDPLIVKKTAISMYEAEMNAVIHADGGKALLEIDSEKILIKIQDQGPGIPDLDKAMEEGYSTAPDEIREQGFGAGMGLPNMKRYSDKLDIKTEVGKGTTVEITIFLKQA, from the coding sequence ATGACTAGGGAATTTGTTATACCTGCTAATGATTTTGCAGCTGCCGGGGAAGCTTCCAGCAGTGTGAAAAGAATGCTGGTACAGCTGGGAGTTGATCCACTGATAGTTAAAAAAACAGCTATTTCCATGTATGAAGCAGAGATGAATGCAGTAATTCATGCAGATGGGGGAAAGGCTTTGCTTGAAATAGACAGTGAAAAAATCCTTATAAAGATACAGGATCAGGGACCGGGAATACCTGATTTGGATAAGGCAATGGAAGAAGGTTATTCAACAGCCCCTGATGAAATAAGAGAGCAGGGCTTTGGAGCAGGAATGGGACTACCTAATATGAAAAGGTATTCTGATAAACTTGATATAAAGACGGAAGTGGGCAAAGGCACAACAGTTGAGATTACAATATTCCTTAAACAGGCATAG
- a CDS encoding [Fe-Fe] hydrogenase large subunit C-terminal domain-containing protein, with product MIKYFHSVTLDENKCMGCTNCIKRCPTEAIRVREGKARIINERCIDCGECIRVCPYHAKKAITDSFDDLNKFKYKVAIPAPTLYGQFKSIKSRNHLLTALKKCGFDHVFEVARAAEIITLETKRLIKESNHKKPMISSACPAVVRLIQVRFPSLIDNILKLESPMELAAKMVKDEVSKSEGIPIEDIGVFFITPCAAKVTSIKAPYEKEKSSVDGALSIEDMYKKILTNLNELEEAEDLEKAGFVGIRWANSGGESIALGTDNFLAVDGIHNVITILEQLEDDKLEDVDFVETLACQGGCIGGPLTVENLYVAKTRLKKVIDEAKSKGFNANYEEKYDYDLVWKGDVEYRPVMKLDTDFAVAMRKLEKLEKIEKGLPGLDCGACGAPTCRALAEDIVRGYANETDCIFKLREKIRDLKNRMMDLGG from the coding sequence ATGATTAAATATTTTCACTCAGTTACTTTAGATGAAAATAAGTGCATGGGTTGTACAAATTGCATAAAAAGGTGCCCCACTGAGGCAATAAGAGTAAGGGAAGGCAAGGCCAGGATAATAAATGAAAGGTGCATTGACTGTGGGGAGTGTATAAGGGTTTGTCCATACCATGCCAAGAAGGCAATTACTGATTCCTTTGACGATTTAAACAAATTTAAATACAAAGTGGCAATACCTGCACCAACTTTATATGGACAGTTTAAATCCATCAAGTCCAGAAATCATCTTTTGACAGCGCTAAAAAAGTGTGGCTTTGATCATGTGTTTGAAGTTGCAAGAGCTGCTGAAATAATAACATTAGAAACTAAAAGACTTATTAAAGAATCAAACCATAAAAAACCTATGATTTCTTCTGCCTGTCCTGCTGTAGTAAGGCTTATACAAGTGAGATTCCCAAGTCTTATTGACAATATTTTAAAATTAGAATCACCTATGGAGCTTGCGGCAAAGATGGTAAAAGATGAAGTGTCAAAAAGTGAAGGCATTCCAATAGAAGACATAGGGGTTTTTTTTATAACTCCTTGTGCGGCTAAAGTGACAAGCATTAAAGCACCTTATGAAAAAGAAAAATCTTCTGTTGACGGGGCTTTGTCCATAGAAGATATGTATAAAAAAATATTAACCAATCTCAATGAGCTTGAAGAAGCTGAAGACCTAGAAAAGGCAGGTTTTGTAGGAATCAGGTGGGCAAATTCAGGCGGAGAAAGCATTGCTCTGGGCACAGATAATTTTCTTGCAGTTGATGGAATTCACAATGTAATTACCATTTTAGAGCAGTTAGAAGATGATAAATTAGAAGATGTGGACTTTGTTGAAACTTTGGCATGCCAAGGGGGATGCATTGGAGGACCTTTAACTGTCGAAAATCTTTATGTAGCAAAGACCAGATTAAAAAAAGTTATTGATGAAGCAAAAAGTAAAGGCTTTAATGCCAACTATGAAGAAAAATATGATTATGATTTGGTCTGGAAAGGGGATGTTGAGTACAGACCTGTTATGAAGCTGGATACAGACTTTGCTGTAGCTATGAGAAAGCTTGAAAAGCTTGAAAAAATTGAAAAAGGGCTTCCGGGTCTTGACTGTGGGGCATGCGGTGCACCTACTTGCAGGGCACTTGCTGAAGATATAGTAAGAGGCTATGCAAATGAGACTGACTGTATATTTAAACTAAGGGAAAAGATAAGGGATTTAAAAAACCGGATGATGGATTTGGGAGGTTAA
- a CDS encoding DRTGG domain-containing protein, whose protein sequence is MKVEEFAKRMGMKLLTGEDTLDKEVEGMYICDLLSWVMSKAKKGNAWITVHTHVNVVAVALLAEVSCIIIPENIEVEQATIERASKEGIAILSSEKTSFEIACEAGKIL, encoded by the coding sequence ATGAAAGTTGAAGAATTTGCAAAACGCATGGGGATGAAATTGCTTACAGGTGAAGATACTCTTGACAAAGAAGTAGAAGGCATGTATATATGTGATTTACTAAGCTGGGTTATGTCTAAAGCAAAAAAAGGGAACGCATGGATTACAGTTCATACACATGTAAATGTAGTAGCGGTTGCGCTGCTGGCTGAAGTTTCATGTATTATTATCCCTGAAAATATTGAAGTTGAGCAAGCTACAATAGAAAGGGCTTCAAAAGAGGGTATTGCGATTTTAAGCAGTGAAAAAACATCATTTGAAATAGCATGTGAAGCAGGTAAGATTTTATGA
- a CDS encoding PHP domain-containing protein, with protein sequence MRAYYDLHIHSALSPCGENEMTPNNIVNMAWLKGLNIIAVTDHNSAENCLAVMNCAKEKGIVAVPGMELETREEVHLICLFKHIEDVLKLQEIVYNYLPDIKNREDIFGEQIVMDENDNVVKHVDRLLLTAANLSIEEAISCVSNLKGVVIPAHIDRDSYSIVSNLGMIPDNLDFKFLEISKKCNKNQYINGEKYKGYKFIQSSDAHSLGDILEPVSFIDLEEISTECLIETLGG encoded by the coding sequence ATGAGGGCGTATTATGATTTGCATATTCATTCGGCACTTTCACCCTGCGGGGAAAATGAAATGACCCCAAACAATATTGTAAACATGGCATGGCTAAAAGGCTTAAATATTATAGCCGTTACCGACCATAATTCTGCTGAAAACTGCCTTGCTGTAATGAATTGTGCAAAGGAAAAAGGAATTGTTGCAGTACCCGGCATGGAATTAGAAACCCGTGAAGAGGTTCATTTAATATGTCTTTTTAAACACATAGAGGACGTTTTAAAATTACAGGAAATAGTGTACAATTACCTTCCGGATATAAAAAACAGGGAAGATATTTTTGGCGAGCAAATTGTAATGGATGAAAATGATAATGTTGTAAAACATGTTGACAGGCTTTTACTGACCGCTGCAAACCTTAGTATAGAAGAAGCAATAAGCTGTGTTTCAAATCTTAAAGGTGTTGTAATACCCGCCCATATCGACAGGGATTCATACAGTATAGTATCTAATCTTGGTATGATACCGGATAATTTAGACTTTAAATTCCTGGAAATTTCAAAAAAGTGTAATAAGAATCAATATATTAATGGTGAAAAATATAAGGGTTATAAGTTTATCCAGTCATCTGACGCCCATAGCTTAGGGGATATTTTAGAACCTGTAAGTTTTATTGACCTAGAAGAAATAAGTACAGAGTGTCTGATTGAAACTTTGGGTGGATAG
- a CDS encoding ISLre2 family transposase: MYNSIQHFNEFGVKRIEKKIKNFIEEGKDLADLVLGLKEDLFKLGRDILKEVLEDMDEYFRNCEIRKQYWEIIRKDKTAILTTFGTLSYNRTYFKHKENGNRQHLVDRIVGVEPHDRVSADVVINAIDEAADSSYRKAGEKATYIDEISKQAVMNKIHNIEIVEPEIKVDKKREVKILYVEADEDHVALQQKSILRQNEKGKRNTIMPKLVYVHEGIDFEKSNKKRKVLKNVRYFGGVYKNSEDLWLEVSEYIYKQYDVDFLETVYISGDGASWIRQGVNCLSKSKFVLDRYHLQKYVRVATTHLNDEAISQDLQEALNLSDKKMLTKVFKKIIEKTGDNENKIKAIKNAKRYILNNWDGIEIRSNRGIVGCSAEGHVSHVFSSRLSSRPKGWSRKGVEKMSKLIIYKKNGGKVYDIVMAQKQKKLASSRQEIQEKLIKELKKSSNRYESVWNSNLTVIHKGCKTGLYKELRRIIGICG, encoded by the coding sequence ATGTATAATAGTATACAACATTTTAATGAATTTGGGGTAAAAAGAATTGAAAAAAAGATAAAAAATTTTATTGAAGAAGGAAAAGACTTAGCTGATCTTGTTCTTGGTCTAAAAGAAGATTTATTTAAACTTGGACGCGATATACTTAAAGAAGTGCTTGAAGATATGGATGAATATTTCCGTAACTGTGAAATAAGGAAACAGTATTGGGAAATTATAAGAAAAGATAAAACAGCTATTTTAACGACATTTGGAACACTAAGTTATAACAGGACATATTTTAAGCATAAGGAAAATGGTAATAGACAACACCTAGTCGACAGGATTGTAGGTGTAGAACCACATGACAGAGTAAGTGCCGATGTTGTAATTAATGCAATAGATGAAGCAGCTGACAGCAGCTACAGAAAGGCAGGAGAAAAGGCGACATATATTGATGAAATCAGCAAACAAGCAGTGATGAATAAAATACATAATATTGAAATAGTTGAGCCTGAAATAAAAGTAGATAAAAAGAGAGAAGTAAAAATATTGTATGTTGAGGCCGATGAGGACCATGTAGCATTACAACAAAAAAGTATATTGAGACAGAATGAGAAGGGCAAGAGAAATACAATTATGCCAAAACTTGTATATGTGCATGAGGGAATTGACTTTGAAAAAAGTAATAAGAAGAGAAAAGTATTAAAGAATGTTCGATATTTTGGGGGAGTGTATAAGAATTCAGAAGATTTGTGGCTTGAAGTATCGGAATACATATATAAACAATATGACGTTGATTTTTTAGAGACGGTGTATATATCAGGAGATGGGGCGTCATGGATAAGGCAAGGAGTTAACTGTCTTTCAAAAAGTAAATTTGTACTTGATAGATACCATCTTCAAAAATACGTAAGAGTTGCGACCACACATTTAAATGATGAAGCAATAAGCCAAGATTTACAGGAGGCTTTGAATTTATCTGATAAAAAAATGCTAACAAAGGTTTTTAAAAAGATAATTGAAAAGACAGGCGATAATGAAAATAAAATAAAGGCTATAAAAAATGCAAAGCGATATATTTTAAATAATTGGGATGGTATAGAAATAAGGTCAAACAGAGGAATAGTGGGTTGTAGTGCTGAAGGTCATGTGAGTCATGTATTTTCATCCCGTTTAAGTTCAAGACCTAAAGGCTGGTCGAGAAAAGGTGTAGAAAAGATGTCAAAGCTAATAATATACAAGAAGAATGGCGGTAAGGTATATGACATAGTTATGGCACAAAAACAAAAAAAGTTAGCATCTAGTAGGCAAGAAATTCAGGAAAAATTAATTAAGGAATTAAAGAAGTCATCAAACAGGTATGAGAGTGTATGGAATAGTAATTTAACTGTTATTCATAAGGGGTGTAAAACTGGTTTATATAAAGAATTAAGGCGTATTATAGGTATATGCGGATAG
- a CDS encoding GTP pyrophosphokinase, with protein sequence MDLKECKDFKDFEEIKTELVRFMMRYKLALDEFNKRIEILKHEFCQIHDYNPIEHVKSRLKTPESIFKKLKRKGFDISLSSIRENIQDIAGVRITCSFISDIYELSEMLQAQKDIKLVACKDYIKNPKTNGYKSLHLILKVPVFVSGKREETYVEVQIRTIAMDFWASLEHKIYYKYDKDIPERLMRELKAAADSVAELDRKMENIHKEIKHLKEAEGIDEKVDFDDGTQEIFINNQRFVIPYEFLIENFKAEK encoded by the coding sequence TTGGATTTAAAAGAGTGCAAAGACTTTAAAGATTTTGAGGAAATTAAGACAGAGTTAGTAAGATTTATGATGAGGTACAAACTCGCATTAGATGAATTTAACAAAAGAATTGAAATTTTAAAACATGAATTTTGCCAGATTCACGATTATAACCCTATTGAACATGTTAAATCACGGCTGAAAACCCCGGAGAGCATTTTCAAAAAACTTAAAAGAAAAGGTTTCGACATTTCACTTTCTTCAATAAGGGAGAATATTCAAGACATAGCAGGAGTGCGTATTACCTGTTCTTTCATTTCAGACATATATGAATTAAGTGAGATGCTGCAAGCCCAAAAGGATATAAAATTAGTTGCATGCAAAGATTACATAAAAAATCCAAAAACCAATGGATACAAAAGCCTTCATTTAATATTAAAAGTTCCTGTTTTCGTATCTGGCAAAAGAGAAGAAACTTATGTAGAAGTACAAATAAGAACAATTGCAATGGATTTTTGGGCAAGTCTTGAGCACAAAATTTATTACAAATACGACAAAGACATTCCGGAAAGGTTGATGAGAGAGCTAAAAGCAGCAGCGGATTCAGTGGCAGAATTGGACAGAAAAATGGAAAACATCCATAAAGAAATTAAGCACTTAAAAGAAGCGGAAGGGATAGATGAAAAAGTGGACTTTGATGATGGTACCCAGGAAATTTTTATCAACAATCAACGGTTTGTTATTCCATACGAATTTTTAATTGAGAATTTTAAAGCAGAAAAGTGA